Genomic segment of Centropristis striata isolate RG_2023a ecotype Rhode Island chromosome 21, C.striata_1.0, whole genome shotgun sequence:
tgaagtaacattaatgcccATGATACTCGtcaaaaaagtcatttattttctcttaagttacataatttacacacagtgttattactgtgccagtagccatcctttgttacatcctttttgaatgaaacgatcattaaatgtcatatgttacacttttggtgaagttttttgtgtttcctgcaaaactgaaaaaatagtaAGGCAAATATTTTAACAGGGTAACAATATGCTCTAATGTTCTGTGGGTCTATAGTCAACAACATGCTAGCCAGCAGTTAGCAAACTAGAAAACGAGACTTgattaaataattttggaacaaagcaaaaaaaaggaaaaaaatgatttaaaggtTGGTGCCGCGGACAGAAACGCTTCTTAAAGAAAATGACGATTTCATTCAGTCATTCAGACAATATGGTATAGTCGACATGCAAGAAACTCACCAGGCAAACTATTAAAACACAACTGTGTTGTTAGTGAGCACCCAGGTATGTGCTTATTCTTTGATTTTTAAGATAGCAGGTATCAAAAATCAATTCCTGAgagtttaaccctataaagccaagtgtatcatattagatacagtaatttttgagacctctacatcatcaaaaacctgatgtatacatgtgttgaagataaacaaactgagcaacaaattgcacaaaaataccagatgtagcaaaaatgatatgcaggttccacgagtggatcagtcattgctgcattaaaaaacttcatatctatgtatgatgttgtgttatatggaaaaaatatgtattttgcatgtttgaggaaaaaggaaaagtcaaagtcttaataggttaaaaatgttaggttttatatgtttttgttagttcgagaaaaacaaactgagcaacaaaatgcacaaaaagacctgatgtatcaaatatgatacaaattagaattcatatatgcaatttatttatttattaaaattcgtcagcaggttaataagcactcagtttttacaaaaaatgaattttctggaaattatttcatggttcaggctttatagggttaacctGCAAGTTAGCTAAACAACCTTTTGTTGGATAGTATCTCAGAATGCAATGTTGACTGTAGGTCAACGAAATCTGCCCAATTGGCCATTACATACGGCACTAACCCCAGTACCTAATGTCTCAGTGGAATATGAGGGAGTAAAGATTAGCCAGCTAGCCAGTGGGAAGAATGATGTCTGCTCTGGCTAAACTAGCAACTTTAGTTAGCTTGAGTTGGAGCCGTTCAGGTGTTGAACAGAAAACTGGTGGCTGTGGTGAACACGGTCAATTGTAAGCAAACACCTGTGGGTCCCAGCTCCCAACCCACCTGGTTCAAATCAGCCGTTGCTCAGCCGATGTCCGCCGTCTACAGCCGCTGGATGAATCCCTCCCCGGCCACTGTCGGTGATTAGTTGGCTCAGAGCTCTCTCCTCATAGAAAGTCGGGAAAATGTGACCAGACCCAAAGCGAGTACTCCTACAATCCAAGCGACAGCGGATTTTCTTGAGGAAATATCACGACTGATTCccggttaaaaaataaaacttgactGGTGCTCTTTCTTTTTCCACCGCTGTGGCTGTGGTGGTAACATCGGTGTTTCCTCAACCCTGCTAGGCTAAACTTCACTGTTTTGCTAACTCCTCCCTTGTGATGCCTTCAAGTGCACCTCGTTAAATTCCAACCCAGAGATCAAGTCCCGCCCCACTAGCTTCCGCTCCAACAGTTTTCGGGTCAGTGCACTTCCACTATAATTGTTTCTGAAGACATGAAACTGTCCTTAGCAAAATCGGTATCTACTTATATATGgcttgtaaaaaatgtaaatcatgtTATTGTAACAATGACAAAAGgacaattatttgaaaaaatacCAATACAGCTTCTGTAGAGCATCCCTAtaccagaaaataaaaacaagatgatttgtttattttttttaatcaagataCCAAAAGAAAAGTATGATTTGAAatctttcattttgaaaagggGACACTAACACACTACACTAACTCCTCCCCTTGTCAATGTAGAGTTTTGTACTGTCagtctttaaaacatttttttttcaatgatgtGTGCCAGATTTTCAAATGCAGCCTTCTCTTTTTGGAGTAGCGCTACATGTTTCATGAggtttttttaggcatttttatatTCTATCCTGACATCCATTCAGACGCTACAGTTGTGTTGGTTAATCAAGCAGTTTTAATGTTGACTttctttacagaaaataaaaacaagacaagatgtttcgtttattttttaatcaagataccaaaataaaagtatgatttgaaatatttcattttgaacagGGGAAGGCTTATAACCAGaattaattgaaaataagaCTTCATGGATGACCTTTTAAATTAAAAGCGGAAAACAGTTACTTAATCTGAAAACAGATTCACTAAAATACcctcaatcatttttttaaagccccTACATGCCCATGTCTCATCCCACAGGTGTTTTAATTAATCTGACTGATTAGACCTGACGCTCTTGTCAGTTTTGTTACTTCAGTTTTATTAGTATATGGAATTTACTGACATCAGGCACTAACTGACAAACAACAAGCAGATGTCAGATTAGCCagaataattaacaaaaaatacatgtgaGTGTGCAGAGCCTTTAAATCATTAATGTAGCTTCGTTTTTTGGGCAGTAGAATCAAACTGACCAACACTGTCCTGATATTTTATGAACAAAGTTATTATTGCTAACATGTTCAAAGTGTTATTTTTAACTTGCACATCCTGCAGACACAGACCAACTTTATCATAACAGGTTTGTAGCCACCTGAAGAATATTCAgtctcctttaaccctttgatgcacaacatattgacaccccttctaatgcacaacatgggtccaaaataacccgcattcatttcccatgttatttaacgcttgctgtgtgtttctgtgctctatcttttgataacaacttattttatgattgaatattccaagtattctttaaatatcttgtttttgataacagatcAGTATTTCCATtctgcttctcatactttatgaagaaaaaaagtttttgtattattacatagcaaactacttggctaagtagcttgctaagctaactaattagctaaaaaaattgatatgggtcactttagacccatgttgtgcatcaaagggttaaacactgTTTTTGGTCTCCCCCAGCTTCCaactctttagctgctaaatgctccactatgccCACCTGCTAGTTTTTAACTGTGTCGGTCTGCTGGTTGAGGCTGGGCAGGTACAGTAGGAgcttttttgttgaaaacagctgcctgttGCTGCTGGAAATGAGGTTGATAAAACTGCATAGACACTTAATTACACATTAGatgttaatattaaaaaaatattgatgtcagAAAAATGTGCTCTTAAATATATTCCATTGAAGTCTGTATTTTCCCAGTACATGTAAGTCATAATGCTAAAAACAGTTGCTACAAATTATCTAGGAGATGAAAAAGCATTGTAACAAAAAATCTGTGAAGGCACATTTCCCATATTAATAGAATGTTTTTCAATCAGCAACTGTGTGCATAACAgcatatcattttttaattaaattgtggaaattgaaaagaaaaagaaaaccctATAAAGAGGAATGAATGTGTCATATAGCGAGATGTGTTGACAAGGTCAGGGCAGCGTGAGAGCCCGAGCGCCCTCTGAAGGAGTTGTGACATAGAAAGTCGGAGTTCCACTGTAGCGCTCCTGTcaaacaaacatgcaaacacacaatgaGAACATCAAACAACAGTATCCTGAAACAAATCCCTAAATTTTAGAGCTAAGAAATATAGCTATATGTGAGCATTAATGTGTCCCTTGTGCAGAGTGTGAATAACCATTCTAAAGCCAGACTGTCCATCCAGAAGGGCTGCAGAGCCAGTCACGCTCCTCACATCTCTCACAGTCCGAGGAAGGAAGTTCAAAGAGGGAGCAAGAGGAAAGAACCACCGGGTTTGTTTTTacaactagacaccttttcctCTTCAGCCGAGACGCACCAGACAAAACTCATCTGTCTCCCCCTCCCCCCGTTTGAAGTCATTCAAAAATAACCACCCAACGAGGAAATAGTCAATTTAGTTAATGTGTACACTAGATGCAGGTTTTCTTTATTTGCtggcaaaagagaaaaaaacaacaaaaaaacatctatcACTAGCCAAGTCTGAATAATCTTAAcctttttcattcatattttccttttaaagaaaactctTCATTCAAAATCAAACTATGTTAGCAAAAAATGAAAGACAAACTTGAACTTTTAccaatatgttttatgttacaCGTCTAAGGCTGAATTTGGTGTGAAGAGGGTTACAGCATGGCTACTGAGCCTATGCATGTGGCCACTacatctactactactacaccaGCTCAACAGGACTAGTCAATGTGATTTTGTGGGCAATGTGTGACAGAAATGGTTAATGGTAGTGTATATGATGTGAATGTCTTGGATATTAGTAGTTAGTATGCTTTTGTCCCAGtaatacaaacaagtaataatacattttaataatataatacacccCACTTCTGTCACTGGCACATGTCATGGATCTAATAGGATTAATTGTCAATCCACGCTGAGGGCATGAGACATATTTCTTACCATGCAGtcgacattaaaaaaaatcagaaaatccgGACATTTCAGTACATTTCTGCTGTCAGTAAGCCTAGTGAAGGCAGGTCAACTCTGCCACAGCAGTGAGTGAGGGGAGCTTACAGACAGACCGGGAGCCTTGACTAATCAATAAACAGTCAATCagtcagtcacatacacacctgTGTGTAGGGCTGACCTGTGGCCGTCAGCTGGACTACAAGAACTGTGATTGGTCAGCCTTTGCTGCTTGTCTTTAGTCTTATCGTAATAATAAGACGAGGTCATTCCCTTTCAACTATAAACAGAGTTTAAAGGAATAGCTACAAATTTTGGAACGCTTATTTGCTTCCTTGGTGACGACGAATGTTCTGCAAGTCATCGTGTTCGTAGACAAATAGTTCCAGCATGTGACGTCATAtctgctttaaaatgttttaagatAGGAAATGCACACAACATGTTTGTTAGGCCTCAAGGTAACACGCAATACATTTAGTTGACAAACACTAAAACTGATCATAACTTTCTTTTTACAGGAAAAGTGCACAGGGGACAGACATGAGAATAAGCATATTTCCACAAAATTAGCTATTAATTAACTCTCAGGGAACAGAATTCTACATAGATCAGAACATTATGGTTCCTTAATGAAATCACAGCTTCAGTAGTGCTGTCACTGTTTTCCATAATAGATACCTGAAAGCGCAAATGCAATCACTTTAAGAGAGAGATGAAGCCAGCAATGTTTTAAATTCCTCATCTGAAAAGGTCTGTTATGTCTAAATGTTTTAtctaaatgtctaaaatatGAAGTGtctacattttaatattaaatatagcttataatttACTATTTTTGTAAACTCTATGACAgaagaacagaaaaaatatcaatgaacTCTTCATAATCTGTATCCTAAGGATTTCcagattaaaacatttattccaactttaactAACTGGTTAGTTGTGAGTCTAGAGAGAACAGACCAAAGTTGATATAACTGGTTTGTTCTGGTGCTTTTAGTGTATGTTCTTGTCCAGGAGATCAGCACTTGACAAGCCGAAGTGAGGTGCAGTTTAGAATTTCCGCTGGGTCGGGAGTCACCAGATCAACCTTGAACCCTTCAGCCAAAGACACCTTCAGGAGCTCCTCTACAAACCCCTGCATGTCCGTGACATCACACAGGTTCCTGTGCCTGTTCGTGATGTCATCTAACTGCGTGACCTCAGGGTTAGAGACAGTTAGCCCTTGGTAGCAGTGCTTGTCGTACTGGTCCTGCGGGAGTTCGTCAGGTCTCGGTACCCACTCCAGTTTCAGCCTGTTCTGCCTCAGATTGCACGGATTGGGGCTTTTGAGACCCTTGGATGTTCTGAAGAAGAAGCGCTCACAAAGAAGGGCCAGGAAGGCTTTCCAGGTGCAAAAGATGTCAACTGTGAAGGCTCGCACAGAGCATGTGCGAAGCTCATAGTTTTCAGGCCCGTGGCGTAAGTTAAAGTGGAGAACGCGGACCTGGAATGAGAGGGCAAAATATGCTGACTACACATTCTCCAGAGTGTACACAAACAAAGAACCGGTCTGTCCACGTCTCTGAATGTGCAAAccgacatacacacacacacacacacacagacgtacGCACACACCCTCTGCTCATATGTTGTGATAAACATAAAGTGACTTTCAAAAGGTAAGTGTGAAGGCCAGTATTTCTGTAGTTTTAGAATTCTCCAAAgaaaatagtcttttttttgttcaaaccaatagagttagatgagaagatttatACCAATCTTCTCATCAAAGTCTtagcaagaaaacaaataagcaGGTTTCCTAAAATGTCAAACCAATTCCTGTTGGTTCTCCCTAGGATCACGAGATCAGAGCAAATCTGACATTCAAAAAACTATTTCTGGACTCTGTGTGCTGTCTATTTATCTTAGTTCAGAGTCTCCAGCTCTCAAAGAGTGTCTGTAAATGGGTCTACTTTAAGTCTATTTGAATAAACTTTTTTGAgatattacttttttggggaaTTCTATTTAGAAACCCATGAAGGTACTTTCAGAAAGAGAGCAGTTGCTGTGCCAGTTTACTCATTTGTTTCCAATGGGTTTGCTCCAAATGCACAATGGCATAATTTGGTTATTGTGAATTGGACTGTTTCAGCTCAAATTCATGCCGCTTTTGCTGACCTGAATATATGGCACTGTGCAGCATGTAAACATAATACCACATGAACAAACAGCACTAATAAACATGAACATGGTACATGTATTTGATTATGCATGTAAATAATGGTTGGACTGTTTTCGATGGGAAGAAAAGCGATCCTGAAGCAACATGGTAGTGTGATCATGTGGTCTGTATTCACTAATTAATGAGCATTTCCTCTGTCTACATCTGAGATAGAGTAGGTGAACAGCAGCAACCAGTAATCTGTTGTACAGGTTGTAAGTAGGATAAGCAGTGCCAGTAGGTGTTGCAATCTGCTGCCATCCACTTAAGTTCAAGAAGAGTTAACAGCTGTAACTGCTCGCCATCTGTAAGCACCTTTATAGACAATCATTTTCATAATCATTACCCTTAAGATGCTATAGAAACAAAGTGAAACAGAGTGCACCTCTGCGGCCATCTGAGGGGAAAACAACCCACCCATTGACTTTGTAATGAATGAAGGAGCCTCCTCGTCAATTCCGTCTGCTAGcaaacaacaggaaaaaaataaaagctgatgTGTGCTTAAATTCTCTACCAACAGGGTAAAGAACTGGTAACTAcgtttttaaaaaggacaaaattggATACAGACATATACAGATGTGAGGCATCGGCAGTGACAATGGGGAAACTGTGGGATAATGACGCTACGTATGCCAATCCATATACGCAGGCTAACTACATTTCTTTAAGTTAAGCTAAAGCATTTTGACAACACGTAACTTGTGTTCTGGtgtaatatgtaaataaatcagaaaactcTGCAGTATAGACCAATGATTTGTATACAAACATTGACCATGTGCGTACATgccagttgaaaaaaaaaaagcgaatGCCATTGTGATTGTGAAGAAAACTAGCTAGCAAAAAAGACTACTTTCTCATGaaactatttctttattttgctgTTGAAATGCAGGCttgatattattataatacttaaTTAAATGCCAAATTGACATAATAGTGATGGTTTTTTGGCAAAATTGAAGACTTTTATTAGAACCTTTTTGGTTTTGGAAGCGAAATGCGACAGATTACAGCTGTTCCTGTGATTAAAGTTTTCTTGGAGTTAAGCCACTAAATTTCTGATTCCTTCTGCAACCGGCATGTGTGTGCAATTGTGTGTGATGCTCGAGTGACATATTCTGATAAAGGGTATATTATGTTTCCAAATGCCTTAGCTAACACATGGCtagcattagcttgctaacacatagctaacatttgCTTGCTCACAGTTACTTTGTCCTCTCTGGTGAACATACAGTGCTAAAATAGGGCTTAAATCTCGTGTTTTTAGCTAGATACAGGCATTTTGTTGGTGTTTCAGCCTAgcgatgtgccaatgaagcctcatgaaccatttcctttattttctgaccTTGGTTCATTGAAAAAGtctctagcaatggtaatcaTATGTGGTTCCAGCACTTTGTTGATCAAAGAGCtacatctagtggagtcagaaaataaagaaaatggttcataaggcttcattggcacatcactatttCAGCCCATGGTTGTATATTGTGGCACGGACAGCTTTCCCCTCAGGTGGGCGTGGTCTTCAGAGTGTGACGTGCTGCACTCTTTTTCTGTATCTGGCtagctgttttattttaattcagaaaaaaatggtaCAAAAGAGTAAAGACAAGAAGTTAATCATACAGAGCTTCAAGACCACCTGCCAGCagatgaaaagtgttttttttgtctgttcttTACTTGTACCACTGACTTGGACCATTCATGAATTTTGTTTGTACTTGCTTGTCGTGAAAAATTGTCTTAAATCCATTTTTCCATTAACAACCCACTACACTGACCTGATTTCTTGCCAAACTgacatactttaacaaacataCCTTGGAATCAACATTCACTATAATCATTGCTCCTAGCGGACCGCCTTTAAGGCTGAGAGGCATTGTTGcctcaaagtggcaaatctcctccagcagggggcgtatctggaagaaatcgaccTCTCTCCGCAGCAGCGACAGCTCTGAAAAGCCAGCCGGCAGGTCCAGGGAGCTGGAGCGCAGGTAGTTCAGGATGTACCTGAACACTTTACCATCACGGTCTATAAAAACATTTCCTCTGTCATCTCTAAGCACGGGGATCTGTCCGGTGAACATGGCGCCCAGCATCGAGTCACGGCAGCGTGTCAGAGTGTCCAGTGTTGTGGTGTAAATTTCTCCACCGACGTTCAGTGATACCGGGTCCTGGAAAGAGTTCCTGTTGCTGTTATCGTCCGATGAGTTGAGGTTCAGCATCTTGGAGGCAAAGTTGTGTTCTTATGATGCTGTGGCGCCTTCTCTGATGTTGTTATTGGGAGGACAAGGATCCTTCTGCTCTGCTCAGGAATGCCGAGGACTGAGGGATGTGGACGTTTCAAGTGCTTCTTTTGTTTCCAAGAAAGACTTGTTTTCTTTGACAGTCAGCAAGCCACAGTAGTAGCCAGGATACGGCCAAGTTAGGAAAGATGCGAGGAAAATTGCCAAGTCTGTTTCCAAAGCTGAAGTTCCAAACATATGAAAGGCTGCTGCTCTTTTCCTTCTCACTGCTGCCAAGAAAATGTGTCATCCTTATAAATGCAGGCGTTTCCTGTGATTTTCTGCAGTTAAATGTACATCTTTGTTGATGTATCTCCTGTAGGAGTGGTGTCAGCTAACAGCAGGCCTACTGTCTGACTGTGTtagagcagacagacagcagggCCGCAGTGACCAGACCAGCATGCTAATAACTGGACACTTCTGGCTCCACGAAGCTCGCTTTTATTCTCAGCTCATACCCCCTGATCTCTCTCTCGctcggtctctctctctctcacacacacacacacacacacacacacacacacacacacacacacaggagctgTCTGAGCAAGACACGAGGGAACTGGGCAATTTGTCTGAAATGCACCCCTTAAAGTGACAGACAGAACACTGAAAGTGCTTTTTATCCCCTGTGAACAAATGAACAATGACCTGCGacacttttcattttaaataccCTTTGGAATGCATCGACCTTCTGGAAAACAGAATCATATAACAGAAAAATGTCCCGACTAAAGGACAGCAAAACTGACCTGGCTGCACCTGCTGTATTGCGTTGCAGGATGAGAATAATTCAACTAAATAAGTAGTACAATTAGCACTATGCCTACATGGATGATGAtctaaaatgaattatttgcGCATATGccattttctatttaaaaagataaaatcgAAATTGTACCTTAATCTACTTGGACCCATGTTAAGACACAGGATGGAGATGGTGAGGTGGTGAACTGAAGTCAGACTGCAGAAACTACATGTGAGAGGAAACATGCTACATATAATGATGCCTCTTACTCATTTAATTTCACTTCATATCACACGGTAATTATAGATCAGTTATATCAAACCAGCAGTGTTATTTGTGTTGGGGGCTTTAAGTATTCCATTAGCACTTTTTAATTGTACAAGATAAGCCAACTCAATTCTCAAATCCCAATGAACCAACTGCATGCTAATTGCACTCTTGGTTACCGCAGCTGCTGGAATACTGGATAATGCCAGGATGTGACAGGTGGCAAGATTCAGCAAAGTGTTGCCTTTCCCCAATATTAAAGGGAGAGTTTGGGATTTTGGACATGGAATTGTATGAAATACTGCTACTGTcagtagtgtagtggatgcaaagctattagCTTACAGAGCCCAGATCCGGTGTCGGATTTCTGACCAGTTTAGATCATAgaatggttggttggttggttggttgattagTTGGTTAGTTGGTTAGTTGGTTAGTTAGTTCTTTAGTTAGATCCGGCAAGCTGGCAGGGT
This window contains:
- the LOC131959741 gene encoding BTB/POZ domain-containing protein KCTD21-like, producing MLNLNSSDDNSNRNSFQDPVSLNVGGEIYTTTLDTLTRCRDSMLGAMFTGQIPVLRDDRGNVFIDRDGKVFRYILNYLRSSSLDLPAGFSELSLLRREVDFFQIRPLLEEICHFEATMPLSLKGGPLGAMIIVNVDSKVRVLHFNLRHGPENYELRTCSVRAFTVDIFCTWKAFLALLCERFFFRTSKGLKSPNPCNLRQNRLKLEWVPRPDELPQDQYDKHCYQGLTVSNPEVTQLDDITNRHRNLCDVTDMQGFVEELLKVSLAEGFKVDLVTPDPAEILNCTSLRLVKC